A single genomic interval of Lucilia cuprina isolate Lc7/37 chromosome 2, ASM2204524v1, whole genome shotgun sequence harbors:
- the LOC111683109 gene encoding uncharacterized protein LOC111683109 has translation LFTVQQSDALIVPNELPSILSLVYSNIPPIKKGTDSRLGFGFRLGEHADFQVLLELGPQKETRPIGDTDDSDGSSFNKRQVNKRQQLRVQHEMSTTERSAATWLEKWSNDANNSKKKVKTSKKQIGNKAAEIPAMPQMPEQTLRQLQMLYKMATSSTPEPEPSTPTENTLKPGEISAAIHLQERLKTFKAPSNVEELQVLLHKPTGKTKTEITKELMDVNVEE, from the exons CTCTTTACAGTTCAACAATCTGACGCTCTCATCGTTCCCAATGAATTGCCCTCAATTCTATCACTGGTTTACTCCAACATACCACCAATTAAAAAAG GTACCGATTCTCGTCTAGGTTTTGGTTTTAGACTAGGAGAACATGCCGATTTTCAAGTACTACTCGAATTGGGGCCACAAAAAGAAACCCGGCCAATAGGTGATACAGATGATTCCGACGGTTCTTCTTTCAATAAGAGACAAGTTAATAAACGTCAACAATTAAGAGTACAACATGAGATGAGCACAACAGAACGTTCGGCTGCCACGTGGTTGGAAAAATGGTCGAATGATGCAAACAATTCCAAAAAGAAggttaaaacaagtaaaaaacaaattggCAATAAAGCAGCGGAAATACCAGCCATGCCCCAGATGCCTGAACAAACCTTAAGACAATTACAAATGTTATACAAAATGGCCACCAGTTCAACGCCAGAACCTGAACCATCCACACCCACTGAGAATACCTTAAAGCCGGGAGAAATAAGTGCAGCCATACATTTGCAGGAGAGattgaaaactttcaaagcacCTTCTAATGTAGAAGAATTGCAGGTTTTGCTGCATAAACCTacaggaaaaacaaaaacagaaatcaCTAAAGAACTAATGGATGTCAATGTGGAAGAATGA